Proteins found in one Cobetia sp. L2A1 genomic segment:
- a CDS encoding glycosyltransferase encodes MNPSTASTTGSSRQASSDDASLSGGISVLIPGRDERDNLPGLIAEVHAALAGKRYEIIVIDDGSSDDSWRWLKDAALDDSRLRPFHHDTSFGQSTSIWQAARLARGEWLATLDGDGQNDPADLPDMLSLAGLEGLDLVAGHRTERRDDALKRVSSRLANAIRQALLHDDTPDTGCGIKIIRRDVFLRLPYFDHMHRFLPALVRAQGGQVKSLPVRHRERVAGVSKYGFFDRLWVGISDIVGVMWLVRRSRLPSPLQNTSGHAASEALGHMQGIMESTGQGGTDNSGPIPVGMTDGATESGSTDVDDVVLQQPGVR; translated from the coding sequence ATGAATCCATCTACCGCATCCACTACGGGCTCTTCCCGCCAAGCATCGTCTGACGATGCATCATTGAGTGGCGGCATTTCGGTATTGATTCCAGGGCGCGATGAGCGTGACAACCTGCCGGGGCTAATTGCTGAAGTCCATGCTGCACTGGCTGGCAAGCGCTACGAGATCATCGTGATCGACGATGGTTCCAGCGATGACAGCTGGCGTTGGCTCAAGGATGCGGCGCTTGATGACTCGCGCCTGCGCCCCTTTCATCATGACACCAGCTTCGGGCAGAGCACCTCGATCTGGCAGGCTGCGCGACTGGCCCGTGGCGAGTGGCTTGCCACGCTCGACGGTGATGGCCAGAACGATCCGGCAGATCTCCCCGACATGCTGAGCCTTGCCGGACTGGAAGGGCTTGATCTCGTGGCGGGGCACCGTACCGAACGACGTGATGATGCCCTCAAGCGTGTCTCCTCGCGGCTGGCCAATGCCATTCGTCAGGCACTATTGCATGACGACACGCCAGATACCGGCTGCGGCATCAAGATCATCCGTCGCGACGTCTTCCTGCGCCTGCCGTACTTCGATCATATGCATCGCTTCTTGCCCGCATTGGTGCGTGCGCAAGGCGGCCAGGTGAAGTCCTTGCCGGTCCGTCACCGTGAGCGTGTCGCGGGTGTTTCCAAGTACGGTTTCTTTGATCGTCTATGGGTCGGTATCAGCGATATCGTCGGTGTGATGTGGCTTGTGCGTCGTTCTCGCTTGCCCTCACCGCTACAGAACACGTCAGGCCATGCGGCATCCGAAGCCCTCGGGCATATGCAGGGCATCATGGAAAGCACAGGGCAAGGTGGCACTGACAATTCGGGCCCGATACCGGTTGGCATGACAGATGGCGCCACTGAGTCGGGTTCGACTGACGTGGATGACGTCGTTCTCCAGCAGCCAGGGGTGCGCTAA
- a CDS encoding SDR family oxidoreductase: MPVHDRSDLRSRCIVISGATGGIGQALVRQLAVQGVRLHLLGRRMGALEQLRASLPASAAERCTLHSMDITQDEDRQRLVRRLIHLSALEQPDALINLAGLNHLAMFEDMREEEWGALLDINLVATMALTQRLLPLLKRAPAANILNVGSMLGHIGHPGYVAYCTSKFALRGFSEALARELSDSPVRVQYLAPRTTATAMNSAAADALNKDLGNTTDTPEHVAAHIVTLLKSRRSRRRLGGRERVFAKLNELVPGLVDKGLGGKLSIIRRHADEALVQDASRESAYLTSPSEPLSSTQVLGEH; this comes from the coding sequence ATGCCAGTACATGATCGGAGTGATCTACGCTCGCGATGCATCGTCATTAGCGGTGCCACGGGAGGGATTGGTCAGGCACTGGTCCGCCAGTTGGCGGTACAGGGGGTTCGGTTGCACCTGTTGGGGCGCCGCATGGGCGCATTGGAGCAATTACGCGCCAGTCTACCGGCGTCGGCGGCTGAGCGCTGTACGCTACACAGCATGGACATCACTCAGGACGAGGACCGCCAGCGGCTGGTGCGTCGCCTGATCCATCTCTCCGCACTTGAGCAACCAGACGCACTGATCAACCTGGCCGGGCTCAACCATCTGGCAATGTTCGAGGATATGCGTGAGGAGGAGTGGGGGGCACTACTTGATATCAATCTTGTCGCGACCATGGCCCTGACCCAGAGGCTTCTGCCACTCCTGAAGCGAGCCCCCGCTGCCAACATTCTCAATGTTGGCTCGATGTTGGGCCATATCGGCCACCCGGGTTACGTTGCGTATTGCACGAGCAAGTTTGCTCTGCGGGGGTTCAGTGAAGCGCTGGCGCGCGAGCTATCAGATAGTCCGGTCAGGGTGCAGTACCTCGCGCCGCGTACCACTGCTACCGCGATGAACTCCGCGGCAGCCGATGCCCTGAACAAGGACCTTGGCAACACCACCGATACGCCGGAGCATGTTGCGGCACACATCGTAACGCTGCTGAAAAGCCGTCGATCGCGGCGTCGTCTGGGAGGGAGGGAGCGTGTGTTTGCCAAGCTCAATGAGCTGGTGCCCGGACTTGTCGATAAGGGCCTTGGTGGCAAGCTTTCCATCATTCGACGCCATGCCGATGAGGCACTGGTACAGGATGCTTCACGTGAGAGTGCCTATCTGACTTCTCCTTCTGAGCCACTGTCGTCAACGCAGGTGCTTGGCGAGCACTAG
- the rlmF gene encoding 23S rRNA (adenine(1618)-N(6))-methyltransferase RlmF, giving the protein MRPPSRRRSPTANAADRAIDQSAPAGDGVASRKRDTVAKAASAKGRKTSVKGKQAVVKGELHPRNPHRGRYDMASLTTASPALAPFITQTPAGSASINFSDPLAVKALNRALLAHHYGVMHWDIPAGYLCPPIPGRADYLHYLADLLVEANAGTLPEGGQVKALDIGVGANVIYPLLGNRSFGWQMVGSDISTQAIESARRVVVANPLLQGQIELRLQANRQRFFSGIWAQDERFDLVMCNPPFHASEADMAHESRRKWRGLEKSRQQRGAKGGQRGRHTSDNKMPQQAAPALNFAGQAAELWYPGGEAVFVARMVEESRDVARQCLWFSSLVAHSTSLPVIKRALAKSGASDVRVVEMSQGQKISRFVAWSFHSPAQRCAWAAEHWQIDTISPV; this is encoded by the coding sequence ATGCGTCCGCCTTCTCGTCGTCGTTCTCCCACTGCCAATGCTGCTGATCGCGCTATCGATCAGTCCGCGCCCGCTGGCGACGGCGTCGCTTCACGCAAGCGCGATACCGTCGCTAAAGCGGCATCAGCGAAGGGCAGGAAGACTTCAGTGAAGGGCAAGCAGGCTGTCGTCAAAGGCGAGCTACATCCGCGTAACCCGCATCGTGGTCGCTACGACATGGCTTCGCTTACCACCGCCAGCCCGGCGTTGGCGCCTTTCATTACGCAAACGCCAGCCGGCAGTGCCTCGATCAACTTCTCTGATCCGCTGGCGGTCAAGGCGCTCAATCGTGCTTTGCTGGCTCACCATTACGGTGTCATGCACTGGGATATCCCGGCAGGCTATCTGTGTCCGCCAATTCCCGGGCGCGCTGATTATCTGCATTACCTGGCAGACCTGCTTGTCGAAGCCAATGCTGGCACGTTACCTGAAGGCGGACAGGTCAAGGCGCTGGATATTGGCGTCGGGGCCAATGTCATCTATCCCCTGCTCGGAAATCGCAGCTTTGGTTGGCAGATGGTGGGCAGTGATATCAGCACGCAAGCCATCGAGTCAGCGCGTCGTGTGGTGGTAGCCAATCCGTTATTACAGGGTCAGATTGAGCTACGCCTACAGGCCAATCGCCAGCGTTTCTTCAGCGGTATCTGGGCGCAGGATGAACGTTTTGACTTGGTGATGTGCAACCCCCCATTTCATGCCAGCGAAGCCGATATGGCTCACGAATCCCGGCGCAAGTGGCGAGGGCTGGAGAAGTCACGTCAGCAGCGGGGTGCAAAAGGGGGGCAACGTGGGCGCCACACGAGTGACAACAAGATGCCACAGCAAGCCGCACCTGCACTCAACTTTGCCGGTCAGGCCGCAGAGCTATGGTATCCCGGCGGGGAAGCAGTTTTCGTCGCGCGTATGGTCGAAGAGAGCCGCGATGTCGCTCGGCAGTGTCTGTGGTTCAGCTCGCTAGTGGCACACTCGACCAGCCTGCCCGTGATCAAGCGTGCCCTGGCAAAAAGTGGTGCCAGTGACGTGCGGGTCGTCGAGATGTCTCAGGGGCAGAAGATCAGTCGCTTCGTGGCCTGGAGCTTCCATTCGCCAGCTCAACGTTGCGCGTGGGCCGCGGAGCATTGGCAAATCGATACCATCAGTCCCGTCTAA
- a CDS encoding lipid-A-disaccharide synthase N-terminal domain-containing protein, with protein MDVNPWWVAIGFGGQALFSARFIIQWLASEKARRSIVPRAFWWFSLAGGMTLLAYAIHREDPVFIAGQGAGLFIYLRNLSLINRDRKTQKEKDLQEDGQHKDDVV; from the coding sequence ATGGACGTCAATCCGTGGTGGGTCGCCATTGGCTTTGGGGGCCAGGCACTGTTTTCAGCGCGCTTCATCATTCAGTGGCTCGCGAGTGAGAAGGCGCGCCGCTCGATTGTGCCGCGTGCTTTCTGGTGGTTTTCGCTGGCGGGCGGCATGACCTTGCTGGCCTATGCCATCCATCGTGAAGACCCGGTATTTATCGCCGGACAGGGGGCAGGTCTCTTCATCTATCTGCGCAACCTGAGCCTCATCAATCGTGATCGCAAGACTCAGAAAGAGAAGGATCTGCAAGAGGACGGCCAGCACAAGGATGACGTGGTATGA
- a CDS encoding TenA family transcriptional regulator: MNIAVTPATESTGTPDATAEVPTHSKAHASSVTSSHFHSRLLAATETERAQLLARPLIRQALSGEVSLPTYRAFLAQAYHHVRQTVSLMMACGSHLSGPGFAGRDWLNNAVAEYIEEEIGHERWVLNDLRAAGGDEVHAAARQPLIETELLVSYAYDSIARIHPLCMFGMVLVLEGTSTAVATQAGQGIRDSLGLPEKAFTYLFSHGELDISHMEFFAALMNRIELPDEQDVIIHAARVFYRLYGDMLDAVVRDADHWSVDAIAQEA, translated from the coding sequence ATGAATATCGCTGTTACCCCCGCCACGGAGTCGACTGGTACCCCTGACGCTACCGCTGAGGTACCGACCCATTCAAAGGCACACGCCTCCAGCGTCACCAGCAGTCATTTTCATTCCCGTCTACTGGCCGCCACTGAGACTGAGCGTGCGCAGTTGTTGGCGCGACCGCTGATCCGTCAGGCATTATCCGGCGAGGTTTCCTTGCCCACATATCGGGCATTTCTGGCTCAGGCCTACCATCACGTCCGCCAGACGGTGTCACTCATGATGGCCTGTGGCTCTCACCTCAGTGGGCCTGGTTTTGCGGGACGTGATTGGCTGAATAACGCCGTGGCGGAATACATCGAAGAAGAGATAGGTCACGAGCGCTGGGTACTCAATGACCTGCGTGCTGCCGGAGGCGATGAGGTGCATGCCGCTGCACGGCAACCCTTGATCGAGACTGAGCTGCTGGTCAGCTATGCCTACGATAGCATCGCGCGCATTCATCCCCTGTGCATGTTCGGCATGGTGCTGGTATTGGAGGGCACCAGCACTGCCGTGGCGACACAGGCGGGTCAAGGTATACGCGATAGCCTCGGGTTGCCGGAGAAGGCGTTCACCTATCTGTTCTCGCATGGCGAGCTGGATATCTCGCACATGGAGTTCTTCGCAGCATTGATGAATCGTATCGAGTTGCCGGATGAGCAGGATGTCATCATTCATGCTGCGCGCGTCTTCTATCGTCTCTACGGTGACATGTTGGACGCGGTAGTCCGTGATGCAGATCACTGGTCAGTGGATGCGATCGCACAGGAGGCGTGA
- a CDS encoding ArnT family glycosyltransferase: protein MSVLSRAGMSREVPAQVYRQLMRHPWWSLVLLYLLVSMIGLGMRMPWPADEPRFALNGLEMWVTGDWWLPHRAGELYPDKPPVFMWLSGLATGLTGDIRLGFALPSLLGGLATLGLSVDLIRRLHGRRSAFIAGLWLIASLQFVLQARTAQIDMLVTAFILLGIWGMLRHALLNDGARYFYLGCFAMGLGIITKGVGFLPLLMLPSWLLAMRHQSRWRSGGLRAGRVSPRQLLIGLGWLLLAPLAWAGPMLVMSFISSNPELAAYRDNILLKQTAQRYAESWHHLKPWHYFITSVIPWAWMPLLLTVPWWPKALMRRLARRDLRVWLPLMGALLIVVFFSLSPGKRGVYVLPALPLLVIGLSPLLPGLSRRLNLARLAFGLCVLLSSIFLLAAILGVFGLPALTHLAEKEGLVPWGWWGLLGGSGIALCVWLMPRGGLLALGTWLIIFWGLWGTWGARLMDPVRNPAVLMSQVAERSHFEALAIPDFREQYILQAQQPVWHFGYKTPDDAQFAGLFAWLKAAPESRWTLLTPKVLARNTCLDATQAIDLSEPDEHWALLPGTAALACVGEAAAAPLYLAPTSISDEAARLIGLPVRHAPRGETESSDHTQERDQ, encoded by the coding sequence ATGAGCGTGCTGAGCCGGGCAGGTATGTCCCGCGAGGTTCCCGCACAGGTCTATCGTCAGCTCATGCGCCATCCGTGGTGGAGCCTTGTGCTGCTCTACCTGCTGGTCTCGATGATTGGGCTCGGCATGCGGATGCCGTGGCCGGCAGATGAACCCCGCTTTGCGCTCAATGGGCTCGAGATGTGGGTGACCGGCGATTGGTGGTTGCCGCATCGTGCCGGTGAACTGTATCCCGACAAACCCCCTGTTTTCATGTGGCTGAGTGGTTTGGCGACAGGGCTCACCGGCGATATCCGCCTTGGCTTTGCGTTGCCATCATTGCTTGGTGGGCTTGCGACGCTCGGGCTGAGCGTGGATCTCATCCGGCGTCTGCACGGTCGTCGTAGTGCCTTTATCGCCGGGTTGTGGTTGATCGCCTCACTGCAGTTCGTGTTGCAGGCCCGTACGGCGCAGATCGATATGCTTGTCACAGCATTCATCCTGCTGGGTATTTGGGGCATGTTGCGCCATGCGCTGCTGAATGATGGCGCGCGCTATTTCTATCTGGGCTGTTTCGCGATGGGCCTTGGCATCATTACCAAGGGTGTCGGTTTTCTACCCCTGTTGATGCTGCCGTCATGGCTGCTGGCCATGCGACATCAGTCACGCTGGCGCAGTGGTGGGCTGCGTGCTGGTCGGGTATCGCCGCGCCAGTTGCTGATCGGGCTGGGATGGCTGTTGCTTGCACCGCTGGCATGGGCAGGCCCGATGCTGGTGATGTCATTCATCTCCTCAAATCCTGAGCTGGCTGCCTATCGCGATAATATTCTTCTCAAGCAGACCGCTCAGCGTTACGCCGAAAGCTGGCACCACCTCAAGCCGTGGCACTACTTCATCACCAGCGTGATCCCCTGGGCCTGGATGCCATTGCTGCTGACAGTGCCGTGGTGGCCGAAGGCGTTGATGCGTCGTCTTGCACGACGTGACCTGCGGGTCTGGCTACCACTGATGGGGGCACTGCTGATTGTCGTGTTCTTCTCGCTATCGCCAGGCAAGCGTGGTGTGTACGTGCTGCCCGCCTTGCCATTGCTGGTGATTGGGCTGTCGCCGCTGTTGCCGGGCTTGTCGCGTCGTCTGAATCTTGCACGACTGGCCTTTGGTCTGTGTGTCTTGTTGTCGAGCATCTTCTTGCTGGCGGCGATTCTCGGTGTCTTCGGGCTACCTGCTCTGACGCATCTTGCCGAGAAGGAAGGGCTGGTGCCGTGGGGTTGGTGGGGGCTTTTGGGCGGGAGTGGCATTGCCCTGTGCGTATGGCTCATGCCGCGCGGCGGGCTGCTTGCACTGGGCACATGGTTGATCATCTTCTGGGGATTATGGGGCACCTGGGGTGCACGCCTGATGGACCCCGTCCGCAATCCTGCCGTGTTGATGTCGCAGGTGGCTGAGCGTAGTCATTTCGAAGCGCTGGCGATTCCGGACTTCCGCGAGCAGTACATCTTGCAGGCGCAGCAGCCGGTATGGCACTTCGGCTACAAGACACCGGATGATGCCCAGTTTGCCGGTTTGTTTGCCTGGTTGAAGGCGGCGCCTGAGTCACGCTGGACACTGCTGACACCGAAGGTACTCGCACGAAATACCTGTCTGGACGCCACGCAAGCAATTGATCTCAGTGAGCCGGATGAACACTGGGCGTTGCTGCCTGGTACTGCCGCACTGGCATGCGTGGGGGAGGCTGCGGCAGCGCCGTTGTATCTGGCCCCGACCTCCATCTCGGATGAAGCAGCACGTTTGATCGGATTGCCGGTGCGTCACGCACCGCGTGGCGAGACTGAGTCATCAGATCATACGCAGGAGCGCGATCAATGA